The following are encoded together in the Deltaproteobacteria bacterium HGW-Deltaproteobacteria-18 genome:
- a CDS encoding microcin ABC transporter ATP-binding protein (with YejAEF is involved in resistance to microcin C), whose product MPLIHATEARPAQAAPAPQSHAKSEALLSIRDLGVDFSVEDSTVTAVQGVSMSVYPGRTCALVGESGSGKSVTALSVLRLLPPLVARTSGEILFEGKDLLRLDEGRLREVRGGRIGMIFQEPMTSLNPLHPIGRQIAESVLLHQPEVDARARTLELLELVGIPDPASRLNSFPHQLSGGQRQRVIIAMALANDPVLLIADEPTTALDVTIQAQVLELLKNLQKRLNMAILLISHDLGVVRHMADEVHVMREGRIVESGTRDEIFNNPNHSYTKTLLASTPSGRPGPLAEDAQTLLEARDIRVWFPQGKTFFGRPRSYIKAVTDAELSIFRGESLGVVGESGSGKTTLGLALLRLQSCQGEIDFDGQRLSAMREGEIRRLRRNFQVVFQDPYGSLSPRMTVGQIVAEGLDAHRLATGSEREERIAEILEAVDLDPAAMHRYPHEFSGGQRQRISIARALILRPKFVVLDEPTSALDRTVQFQIVELLRGLQTRFGLTFMFITHDLALVRALCHRIVIMKDGRIVEQGPTDAIFASPVQEYTRTLLAAALE is encoded by the coding sequence ATGCCTTTGATCCACGCCACAGAAGCTAGACCCGCGCAGGCTGCGCCCGCCCCGCAATCGCACGCGAAGTCTGAAGCATTGCTGAGCATCCGCGATCTCGGCGTTGATTTCTCCGTGGAGGATAGTACCGTCACCGCCGTGCAGGGCGTCAGCATGTCCGTGTATCCGGGGCGGACCTGCGCCCTGGTGGGGGAGAGCGGATCGGGCAAGTCCGTGACCGCGCTGTCGGTCCTGCGCCTGCTCCCGCCCCTGGTCGCACGCACGAGCGGGGAAATCCTGTTCGAGGGGAAGGATTTGCTGCGCCTGGACGAAGGGCGGCTGCGTGAAGTCCGCGGCGGACGCATCGGCATGATCTTCCAGGAGCCCATGACGTCCCTGAACCCGCTGCATCCCATCGGCCGCCAGATCGCCGAAAGCGTGCTCCTGCACCAGCCCGAAGTCGATGCCAGAGCGCGCACCCTGGAGCTCCTGGAGCTGGTCGGCATCCCGGACCCGGCCTCGCGTCTGAACAGCTTTCCGCATCAGCTTTCCGGCGGACAGCGGCAGCGGGTCATCATCGCCATGGCGCTAGCCAACGATCCGGTCCTGCTCATTGCCGACGAGCCGACCACGGCCCTGGACGTGACCATCCAGGCCCAGGTGCTGGAGCTTTTAAAAAACCTGCAAAAGCGCCTGAACATGGCCATCCTGCTCATCTCCCATGATCTGGGCGTGGTCCGGCACATGGCCGACGAGGTGCACGTCATGCGCGAGGGCCGGATTGTGGAGAGCGGAACGCGGGACGAAATTTTCAACAATCCCAACCACTCCTACACAAAAACCCTGCTGGCCAGCACCCCGTCGGGCAGACCGGGCCCCCTGGCCGAAGACGCGCAAACCCTGCTTGAGGCACGCGATATCCGGGTCTGGTTTCCGCAGGGCAAAACGTTTTTTGGTCGTCCCAGGAGCTACATCAAGGCCGTGACCGATGCAGAGCTTTCCATTTTCCGGGGTGAATCCCTCGGCGTGGTGGGGGAGAGCGGATCGGGAAAGACGACGCTGGGCCTTGCCCTGCTGCGCCTTCAGAGCTGCCAGGGCGAGATAGATTTCGACGGCCAGCGCCTGTCCGCCATGCGTGAAGGGGAGATCAGGCGGCTGCGCCGCAATTTCCAGGTCGTGTTTCAGGACCCTTACGGCAGCCTCAGCCCGCGCATGACCGTGGGCCAGATCGTGGCCGAGGGACTTGACGCGCACCGCCTGGCCACGGGTTCGGAGCGGGAGGAGCGCATCGCCGAGATTCTGGAGGCCGTGGATCTTGACCCGGCCGCGATGCACCGCTATCCGCACGAGTTTTCCGGCGGCCAGCGTCAGCGCATCTCCATTGCCCGGGCGCTCATCCTGCGGCCCAAATTCGTGGTTCTGGACGAGCCGACCTCGGCCCTGGACCGCACGGTGCAGTTCCAGATCGTGGAGCTCTTGCGCGGTCTGCAGACCCGCTTCGGCCTGACCTTCATGTTCATCACCCATGACCTGGCCCTGGTCCGGGCCCTGTGCCACCGCATCGTCATCATGAAGGACGGGCGCATCGTGGAGCAGGGACCGACCGATGCCATTTTTGCAAGCCCGGTCCAGGAATACACCCGCACCCTGCTTGCCGCCGCCCTGGAATAA
- a CDS encoding ABC transporter permease, producing MNPIIRRRLRAFRSNGRAFWSLWIFLFLFLSSLGAEFIANDRPLLVYYDGGFYAPVFKAYPETVFGGDFETQTVYRDPYVEQLINAKGWMIWPPVRYSYRTINYDLPVPAPAPPSRENLLGTDDQGRDVLARIIYGVRLSVLFGLILTLGSSVVGVCVGAVQGYYGGAVDLAGQRFMEIWSGMPALFILIILASMVAPGFWWLLAVTMLFSWMSLVDVVRAEFLRGRNLEYVRAAKALGLSDRVIMFRHILPNAMIATVTFMPFIVSGSITTLTSLDFLGFGLPPGSPSLGELLAQGKNNLQAPWLGLSAFAVLGTILSLLVFIGEGVRDAFDPRHRS from the coding sequence ATGAACCCCATCATCCGGCGAAGGCTGCGTGCCTTCCGCTCCAACGGCCGGGCGTTCTGGTCCCTGTGGATCTTCTTGTTCCTGTTTCTCTCCAGCCTCGGGGCGGAATTCATCGCCAATGACCGGCCCCTGCTGGTCTATTACGATGGGGGCTTTTATGCCCCGGTCTTCAAGGCCTATCCGGAAACCGTTTTCGGCGGCGATTTCGAGACCCAGACCGTGTACCGCGATCCCTATGTGGAGCAGCTCATCAACGCCAAGGGCTGGATGATCTGGCCGCCCGTGCGCTACAGTTACAGGACCATCAACTACGATCTGCCCGTGCCCGCCCCGGCCCCGCCCTCGCGTGAGAATCTGCTCGGCACCGACGACCAGGGCCGCGACGTGCTGGCCCGCATCATCTACGGGGTACGCCTGTCCGTGCTCTTCGGGCTGATACTGACCCTGGGCAGCTCCGTGGTCGGAGTCTGCGTGGGCGCAGTGCAGGGCTATTACGGCGGGGCCGTCGATCTGGCCGGGCAGCGTTTCATGGAGATCTGGTCCGGCATGCCTGCGCTTTTCATCCTCATCATCCTGGCCTCCATGGTCGCGCCCGGATTCTGGTGGCTTCTGGCCGTGACCATGCTCTTTTCGTGGATGAGCCTTGTGGACGTGGTCCGGGCCGAGTTCCTGCGCGGCCGCAATCTCGAATACGTGCGTGCGGCCAAGGCGCTGGGCCTGTCGGACCGGGTCATCATGTTTCGCCACATCCTGCCCAACGCCATGATCGCGACCGTGACCTTCATGCCGTTCATCGTCAGCGGGTCCATCACCACCCTGACCTCGCTGGACTTTCTGGGGTTCGGCCTGCCGCCGGGTTCGCCGTCCCTGGGCGAGCTGCTGGCACAGGGCAAGAACAATCTGCAGGCCCCGTGGCTCGGCCTGTCGGCTTTTGCGGTCCTGGGCACGATCCTGAGCCTGCTGGTTTTTATCGGAGAAGGAGTGCGCGATGCCTTTGATCCACGCCACAGAAGCTAG
- a CDS encoding ZIP family metal transporter, whose protein sequence is MFEWFLGLNTVMQALLATCFTWFVTALGAATVFFFKDINRKMLDGMLGFAAGVMIAASFWSLLAPAIEMAENMGHRAWLTAGIGFLSGGAFLWLVDEFLPHLHLGFPRSEAEGVKTSWHRSILLVLAITLHNIPEGLAVGVAFGALAADLPSANLAGAVALALGIGLQNFPEGAAVSVPLRREGFSRLKSFWYGQLSGIVEPIAGVIGAVAVITMRPLLPYALAFAAGAMIFVVVEELIPESQLEKNTDIATIGTMCGFTLMMMLDVGLG, encoded by the coding sequence ATGTTTGAATGGTTTCTGGGATTGAACACCGTTATGCAGGCACTTTTGGCTACCTGCTTCACTTGGTTCGTGACGGCCCTTGGGGCGGCGACGGTTTTTTTCTTCAAAGATATCAATCGGAAAATGCTGGATGGAATGCTCGGTTTTGCTGCTGGCGTGATGATCGCAGCAAGTTTTTGGTCTCTCCTGGCTCCGGCCATCGAGATGGCCGAAAACATGGGGCATCGTGCATGGCTGACGGCAGGCATCGGTTTTTTGTCCGGCGGGGCTTTCTTGTGGCTGGTGGACGAGTTTCTCCCGCATCTCCATTTGGGATTTCCTAGATCTGAAGCCGAAGGCGTGAAAACCAGTTGGCACCGCAGCATCCTTTTGGTCCTGGCCATCACCCTTCACAACATTCCTGAAGGGTTGGCCGTAGGCGTGGCTTTCGGGGCACTGGCCGCCGACCTGCCTTCAGCCAACCTGGCCGGGGCTGTGGCATTGGCTTTAGGTATCGGGTTGCAAAACTTTCCAGAAGGTGCCGCCGTGTCCGTCCCCTTGCGACGTGAAGGGTTCTCACGACTGAAGAGCTTCTGGTATGGCCAGTTGTCAGGAATCGTGGAGCCTATTGCAGGAGTGATTGGCGCTGTTGCGGTCATCACGATGCGACCTCTCCTGCCTTATGCCTTGGCCTTCGCTGCCGGCGCCATGATCTTTGTCGTCGTGGAGGAACTTATTCCCGAATCACAGTTGGAAAAGAATACTGACATCGCGACAATAGGCACCATGTGTGGATTTACGTTGATGATGATGCTTGATGTCGGTTTAGGGTGA
- a CDS encoding microcin ABC transporter permease (with YejAEF is involved in resistance to microcin C) has translation MLTYILRRLALIIPTLLGILTLNFFIIQAAPGGPVEQMIAQLQGLDVAAAARVSGSGGETAGANVSAQASSKSVYRGAQGLDPDVVLRIERMYGFDKPLWERYVQMIKNYATFNLGESFFRSKGVLELIGEKIPVSLSLGLWSTLIIYTLSIPLGIMKAVRHGSRFDVWTSTFMVVGNAIPVFLFAILLVVLFAGGSYFNWFPLRGLTSPGWADFSLLDKILDYFWHLALPVTAMVIGGFATLTMLTKNSFLDEVGKQYVTTARAKGQTESRILYRHVFRNAMLLIIAGFPAAFISMFFTGSLLIEVIFSLDGLGLLGFEATINRDYPVMFGSLYIFTLIGLVTKLISDLTYVLVDPRIDFGSREGR, from the coding sequence ATGCTTACCTACATCCTGCGCCGCCTGGCACTCATCATTCCGACCCTGCTGGGCATTCTGACGCTCAATTTCTTCATCATTCAGGCCGCGCCCGGCGGGCCGGTGGAGCAGATGATCGCCCAGCTGCAGGGGCTGGACGTGGCTGCCGCCGCACGCGTCAGCGGATCGGGCGGGGAAACGGCCGGGGCGAACGTCTCGGCGCAGGCGTCCTCCAAATCCGTCTATCGCGGGGCCCAGGGCCTCGACCCGGACGTGGTGCTCCGCATCGAGCGTATGTACGGCTTCGACAAGCCTCTGTGGGAGCGATACGTCCAGATGATCAAGAATTACGCCACGTTTAACCTTGGCGAGAGCTTTTTCCGCAGTAAGGGCGTGCTTGAGCTCATCGGCGAAAAAATCCCCGTGTCCCTGTCGCTGGGGCTGTGGAGCACGCTCATCATCTACACCCTGTCCATCCCCTTGGGCATTATGAAGGCCGTGCGCCACGGTTCGCGCTTCGATGTCTGGACCAGCACGTTCATGGTTGTGGGCAATGCCATCCCGGTTTTTCTTTTCGCCATCCTGCTTGTGGTCCTCTTCGCGGGCGGGAGCTATTTCAACTGGTTTCCACTGCGCGGCCTGACCTCTCCGGGCTGGGCCGATTTTTCCCTCCTGGACAAGATCCTGGACTATTTCTGGCACCTGGCCCTGCCCGTCACTGCCATGGTCATCGGGGGATTTGCGACCCTGACCATGCTGACCAAGAACTCCTTTCTGGATGAGGTCGGCAAGCAGTACGTCACCACGGCCCGCGCCAAGGGCCAGACCGAATCGCGTATCCTGTACCGTCACGTCTTCCGCAACGCCATGCTGCTCATCATCGCAGGCTTCCCCGCGGCCTTCATCTCCATGTTCTTTACGGGCTCGCTGCTGATCGAGGTCATTTTTTCCCTGGACGGTCTTGGCCTTCTGGGCTTCGAGGCGACCATAAACCGTGATTACCCGGTCATGTTCGGTTCCCTCTACATCTTCACCCTCATCGGCCTGGTTACCAAGCTCATTTCGGATCTGACCTATGTGCTGGTCGATCCGCGCATCGATTTCGGCTCGCGGGAGGGACGATGA
- a CDS encoding aspartate kinase (catalyzes the formation of 4-phospho-L-aspartate from L-aspartate and ATP), which yields MKAKVRVEKIGGTSMSRFPQIIDNIILRNPADIFGRIYIVSAYGGVTNELLEHKKTGQPGIYQLFRQQENYPIKMLALRDSLFELNKTFVPAGLDLAAANEFVDDHIDLAINILRSMDNVLASGYVSRTALFLAARELLASLGEMHSAFNSANILQNRGYNATFVDLSGWEDSRQLTIDERIKDSFEGIDPFSTICFATGYTKGTEGIMREFDRGYSEVTFSKVAVILGASEAIIHKEYHLCSGDPLLIGEENIHPVCNTNFDVADQLADVGMEAIHPKASKPLEVNDIPIRIKNAFDPDHSGTLITKDFIAPESMVEIVTGSDKVTCMEVHDTRMVGEVGFDLRILQVLAKHGISYISKVTNANTIGMIINDRDCRPEMIAELQEKFEQITLQKVAIVCAIGSNIGQPGIMAKAASALAGEGINILAVSQTARQTNMQFVVERSQFAKAQVALHKALCMTGPRACAG from the coding sequence ATGAAAGCCAAAGTTCGTGTTGAAAAGATCGGTGGAACATCCATGTCCAGATTTCCGCAAATCATCGACAATATCATCCTTCGCAATCCCGCCGACATCTTTGGCCGGATCTACATTGTCTCCGCCTACGGAGGGGTGACCAACGAGCTGCTGGAGCACAAAAAAACCGGTCAGCCCGGCATCTACCAGCTCTTCCGCCAGCAGGAGAACTACCCCATAAAAATGCTCGCCCTGCGCGACAGCCTCTTCGAACTGAACAAGACCTTCGTGCCCGCAGGGCTCGATCTGGCCGCCGCAAATGAATTCGTCGACGACCACATCGACCTGGCCATAAACATCCTGCGCAGCATGGATAACGTACTGGCCTCGGGCTATGTTTCACGAACCGCCCTGTTCCTGGCCGCACGAGAGCTGCTGGCTTCCCTGGGTGAAATGCACAGCGCCTTCAACTCCGCCAACATCCTGCAAAATCGCGGCTACAACGCCACCTTCGTGGACCTGAGCGGCTGGGAAGACAGCCGGCAGTTGACCATCGACGAGCGCATCAAGGACAGCTTCGAAGGCATCGATCCCTTCTCGACCATCTGTTTTGCCACCGGCTACACCAAAGGCACCGAAGGCATCATGCGCGAATTCGACCGGGGCTATTCGGAGGTCACATTCTCTAAAGTCGCGGTGATTCTGGGCGCGAGCGAAGCCATCATCCACAAGGAATACCATCTCTGTTCCGGCGACCCGCTGCTCATCGGCGAAGAAAACATCCACCCGGTCTGCAACACCAACTTCGACGTGGCCGACCAGTTGGCCGACGTAGGAATGGAGGCCATCCACCCCAAGGCTTCAAAGCCGCTGGAAGTCAATGATATCCCCATCCGGATCAAGAATGCCTTTGATCCGGATCACAGCGGCACGCTCATCACCAAGGATTTCATCGCGCCCGAATCAATGGTCGAGATCGTGACCGGATCGGACAAAGTCACCTGCATGGAAGTGCATGACACCCGCATGGTCGGAGAGGTCGGCTTTGACTTGCGCATACTGCAGGTGCTCGCCAAGCACGGCATTTCCTATATCAGCAAGGTCACCAACGCCAACACCATCGGAATGATCATCAATGATCGCGACTGCCGCCCCGAAATGATAGCCGAGCTGCAGGAAAAATTCGAACAGATCACCCTCCAAAAGGTGGCCATCGTCTGCGCCATCGGCTCCAACATCGGACAGCCCGGAATCATGGCCAAGGCGGCTAGCGCGCTGGCTGGCGAAGGGATCAACATCCTGGCCGTCTCACAGACCGCCCGCCAGACCAACATGCAATTCGTGGTCGAACGCAGCCAATTCGCCAAGGCCCAGGTGGCGCTGCACAAGGCCCTGTGCATGACCGGCCCGCGAGCCTGTGCCGGCTGA
- a CDS encoding aldehyde-activating protein has protein sequence MNYVGSCLCGKVAFEAEGEFESFYLCHCERCRKDTGSAHAANLFSSSATLRWISGENLVKTFNFNNTGHIKSFCVECGSALPNIQMDGTLLVLPAGSLDCDAPIPPTAHIFVSRKANWDTLLELLPTFEELPE, from the coding sequence GTGAATTATGTGGGATCGTGTCTGTGCGGCAAGGTCGCCTTCGAGGCTGAAGGCGAATTCGAGAGTTTCTATTTGTGCCATTGCGAAAGATGCCGCAAGGATACCGGGTCGGCCCATGCGGCCAACCTGTTTTCGTCCTCGGCGACCCTTCGCTGGATCTCGGGCGAGAACTTGGTGAAAACATTTAACTTCAACAATACAGGTCACATAAAAAGTTTTTGTGTGGAATGCGGTTCTGCCCTGCCTAACATTCAAATGGACGGCACATTGCTGGTGCTCCCAGCGGGCAGTCTCGACTGTGACGCGCCAATTCCGCCCACGGCGCATATCTTCGTTTCGCGTAAAGCCAATTGGGACACGTTGCTGGAATTGCTCCCCACCTTTGAGGAACTGCCAGAGTAA